GTGGCATGGTaggggttaaatgccactgagggaacttcttttctagctctgtctcagaaagctcctgttcttcagagtcacatcattgttctgagtctgaacatttactttctcttttagaagcatgacttgattgttcttcttttacagtttctaatatttttttcccttctcttaactgttcttgaaattttggttttctggaagtcagacagaaatgaactaatgtccatatcaccaccaccacaacaaacagaaacaaacaagaaatggTAACACAAATAATGccttacacatatttatttactacaggatgtcctttgctgtctcttgggacagcatttcattacattccctcactagAGGAATCTTCTGTTACACTCCCTTTCAAGGGGAACCTTCCattaaaaccttaaggcaaccatttcctcaaatagggaaacctgctagttgactgtgctagtgaaaaattttcttctttattacttacctgagtgctcacTGATTCCCCATAGGGGCCACCACTTGCCACTTGCCGATCACCAGCAGGACAAACAACTCGTACACTTCAGAaattcatgaagcagcttccgctttattcggataaccctcaatatataaacagtctcatgcataagcaattgtaatcagatatgtccatccaatcctattaaaggtcaagcgatcatgagctcaagcatatatgtaagatatatctgtccacgcgctaagcggctgaactaattatcatacagccaatggtaaattcttcctatttttctcaaggtgcattcagcacatCCTTTGgttctctgccagtcaccatcttggatgcatgtggtgtaaccctgggtCCTGGGTCTCGCCTGCCACAGTGAACCTCTGCCCCTGTTCTACCAGGGAAGATCCACTTAGTCCTGCattatattttgagttacaatataagatcatgtttacaaaagggaaaaagaggttttacttaccttaaaaaaataaaagaaaaaggtttaaaagTCATTGTGAAAGAGAGGTCATACAGATAGGGCTAGGGCTTTCTTTCCAGTTTCCGAACCAAATCCCTTCATCccatacaggaaaaaaagaagaaattaactaTGTTTAGTAAGAGCCAAGAATTGCAATCTCTcacaattctctctctctctctctctctctctctctctcacacacacacacacacacacacaaacacacacacacacacacacacacacacacacttaccaaTCCACAAAATAGGAAAAACTGGCCATTTCTCTCAGGGAAATTCACATTTAGAGAAAATATGGTGATTGGGTTGCTATTTCCaaagtaaatggataaaatttttgTTGAAGGATGAGGCATTCTCATCTTTAAACTGGAGCCAAATAgcttataattataattatctcTCCTTTTAGGACCATTTTCAGAAAGTATAAAAGTTGTTCCCATGAAATTGAGTGACAGGGCACTCTTCAATTTTGAGCAGACATGGATCTCTAAAATATATACTGTGGATGTATTTCTGTGTATAATTCtaggaggtactcaccagccCTTCCTCTAAGCCAATGTGGGTAGACCAATCTGATGACTCTCTGCACACACTAAAGCATTCACCACATATGTTTGAACAAGACAGGATTAGGGAAAGGATACCATGATTTATGGTGGAAAGACCAGGAACCAGGAACTTTAATGTCAGGAAGATGCAAATTGGAGAAGTGGTTCaggaacaacacaacaacaaaatataagataatggcatatgcccttggaATCTTCCTCTTCATCAGTAAGTGAAGACTCATGATAACCATTTTGCAGTGTTCTTGTATTAGAAACAATTCAGAGACAACCATGTAAGATTCAATACAACATAGATATCAGCCATTCAGCCCACAGTgtggtgtggttcatgggcctcatgatGACTTGTTTGACCAGTGGCATAGACATTGTGGACTGCCATACCTGTGTGCTCTCAGCAACTGTCATTATTGTGGCAACTGAACTTACCATtctgcagaacagcactgcctttgGGGACCTAGCCCATTGTCTTGCACACATTtgagcttaaatcctggatgGAGGGAACTGAGCTCATCCACAAGTGTTGATTCAATGTGTCCcttcaaagccaacctccagttctcattaTATTGGTTAGACTTGTTCCAACATCAAACAGGGGAGGGACATTGCCCTCCTACTCCAAATGAGACACAACAAACTGACTTTTCCAAACATCTTTAATAACATAACATCCAAGTGGGCCCTCTGTGTCAACATGACCGCCATGAGGTTAGCATCACTTTCTAATCATACCCTTGGTACCTgaagctcccaccttcagtgagtggaAGATACAGATATAAAGCAAAACCTTGGCATTGAAACAGTTCTTTTCAGGGCTagtgtgggaagggaatggtagtggacattcctttcagGATAGATGTCCAATAGGTAGGAGACAGTGTGCTCCAGCATtggaggcattttgtggagggATGGGGCAAAGGGTATCTCCTGAAAGATAGGAATCGGGAATGGGGATCTGGTCTGGTGCTGTGGCATCTGATTAGATGTGGGCTGCCCTGAGACCACCAGAGCAGCTTGCATAGCAACAGGGGTCTCTGCCCTGGGGATGCTGCCTCTGAGGCTAAAATCCCTGGTTTCAGGGGTGTCTGACTCCCACAGACAGTCTGgaatatggtctttcatctcagtgttggtaacagctgtgggagggccAATTTTGATAGCTGCATTGATACCATGGCGTCTCTGCATATTTATCCAGTACAAGAGTGAATTGTAAATGAAGGTGGAACCATTCATCACTTCCATCCACTGCTGGGCACACTTGTCCCActgcagcttcttcctccagtgaataaatataatgcaGCCACCAGTTGCCacacaacacagtcccatgagTCCAAAGTATAGTAAGAccaaggctgaggcagtaaaagaaagaaaagaggcagctgacaGTTCTAGCTTGGGACCTGAatgtttctcattcctctccttgatttggatcattcatccatccattccctccctccctttttaaagacctacctcatcattttatttttccattatagcTAGGTCTGCAGGGAGCGTAAGAGTCCACATTAGCCTTTTAGAGATAAGGGACACTAGGTCTTGAGAAAACATGACCAGCCCAGACTCAGTCATGCCTCTGGTTTCCAGTCCAGGACCCATCCAATTCATCAGACTGATAAACTAAATTTAAGGGCAAGACCCTGAAGGAACCACTTTACAAGGATACCAAtgtatcttttctggttgggCAGAACATGGTTTTTGCCTTCTAAAACTCCTTAGTTACCTAGAGGAGTGTGTCTCCTAACTATTTAGCACTCCATGGAGGCAGCCATCACCCCATTGATACAAAGCATCTTCTCTGAAAGTTTGTCCCCACACTTAAAGGAGTGAAGGAAGACCCAGGTTCTCCATTAGAGGATCCATACTTttgagacttgttaccaggcccatggttcagcaaagaatcaactgccccatgaatctgtccaccaatgggagtCTTCAGAAGACCCAAGCCCCATTGTTGCCTAAAGAGGATGTCACtgggttctgagcactgggcaTTCCAGGGCTGGTACTTGTGGAGTGACTCTGATTTGATGGAAGATAGGGATTCCATATTGTGGcatctcatgagcatagttcCCTTCCATCAAACACTGGTTCTCTCCAAAATTGTCCCAAGAGttgtctgttcccaacttcttATGGTGAATTCACAAAACAGCCACCAGGAGAGGGCCCTCACAAGCTTGTATTTACATTGTTGGTTGTTAGGGAGTCATTTATGTATACCTTTTCCCATGGGGATTTGGGTAGGGAGTACAGTGAACATTGTGGAGACTTGCCCTCAAGAAGTTTCTGACCAAGCTGTCAGGAGAAAAAACTGTTCAGGGAACCAAGTAGTCAAAACCTCCTTCTTTGGCTCCTACAGTCTATCTTTTGATTCTTCAACAAGGGCTGGCAAAGTGTTTTCTGAGCATCAGGCCCAGTGGGAGCTCTCCTCTATGAGGTCCTGCATCTTCTTCCAGCTTCATTTCCCTTCCCATTCTTCATATTCCTCTCCCTTCTTGTTATGTAAAATTCCAAGACCTTGTTCATTCACCTCTGGAGTTTGGCTCATGCTTTTCCTTCACTCAGTAGTGCCTCTCCCCAttttccaccactgaacacctccTTATCAGTCAAGGTGGTCAGCTATCCCTACTCTGAGGCAAATGGTCCCTTCAGGAGATTTCCCAGAACATCATCTCCAGTTGAAAGAGACTTGGAGAGTTGTCTCATCCAATTCCTTTCATATGCTTGAGTACTGATGGCACAACTTCCCTACTCAGTAACCCAACTCCCATGGTTccattgactcagggacttgcttaccaccacctgaggcagcttgcttcatttatgaccagCTCAGATTGAAAGTCATTTTCTAATCAAGATTAGCTCAGCCTCTCAGTATGTTGTACCAGTGGTCCTGACTTGGTCCCTTGTTGCTATTCAGTTACTCCCATCtttatcagtagccagaatgATCCTTTTAAGAATAGATGGTGTTACTCTGCTCAAACATACAGTGACTTCCACTCTCACTCAGATTGCTTTCTGCATGCTGCAGGTGGACCCTGGAGATATCTTAGTCTCTCACCCTGGAGACAAGGTGTCCTTCCTTTACAGTGACTGATGAGTTTCTGTATTGATTTTTGGCCTAATCAGTTATGGACTGTCCAAATGTGATTTTCTCTGAATGAAAATCCCAACTGTTGGCATACCTCTCTGTTTCTGGATCTGGATGGATCCCTGAAAACAAAGCATAGGGTGCTAACACACATGTCTCTCACCTGTCCAGAGATGTTGAGTTTGTGATGATGATTCTTTATACTGTCACAAATCTTGAAAGTGTATTTCCCTTTGTGCTTCTTCATGGGCTCACAGATCTGAGCCAGGACATCTCCTCACTACCTCATATCTGCATGTTCTCCCTGGATGAGATCTTAGCATCTCTGTAGAGAAACCACAGcaacattttaatttgctttctatGTCAGAAGCACAGTGCTGGAGCAACACGACAAATGTTGTGATGTGGTCTTGCTTCCTAATGCCAAAGTCATAGGAGATGTTCTGGCTACTACAATTTCACCAAGAACATCTGTAACTCAGACCCAACACCTGCTAAAATTAAACtgtagttaatttaaaaaatacaatagtaTATAATACACTTGTCACAACTTAATAAACTTCAAAATACTTCTTACAGAATGGCAGCTTCTCAAAAACCTGAGAATAAAACTGATATGCCCCAGCAATTGCACTCCCTGAAATATACTGAAAACACTTGGAAGGAGGGATGCAAGCAGGAGTGTGTGCACACAGCTCACAGCAGCACCATGCACACAAGCAGATGTGTGCAACTATGTGCACTGGGAGAGGTTGGATAAGCACAAGGCTTATGCATATGGCAGAACTTACACAGCtctaaagggaaaggaaattgtGACCCAGAAACAGCATAAATGAGTCTGAAGATgccatgctgagtgaaagaagcagaCACAGGAAGACAGCTACAGTGGGGTCCCACTCAGAGGAGGACCCAGAGATGGGTAGGTTGGTGCATGCAGGGACTTGGCAAGGACCAGAAGCCAGTGTTCAGTGGGGATAGAGCATCAGTTTCATAACATGAAAGAACTGGAGGAAGATGGTTGGGCCAGCCACACTCCAGTGTGACTGTGCTGTGTACTGGGAAATGGGTGAAATGGTAAACTCCACCTCACATGGATTCTTAAAGTTTGACTGAAGGACAAGGTGCCAGTCCTGCCTCCCAAGGCATCATGAGCTCTGTGTCACATTTTTGAGGCCAACCTGTTTGGACAGGCATGCACAGACCATTTCCCAATGTCATTGTGAGTTGGGGATAAGTGAAAGATTTACAGAAGTCATGGTCATGGGTACAGGGAAATAGACTCTCAAGGGGAAGCAAGGCAGAGCGGGCTCCATCTGATCCTCCTCAGGTCCTCATATCTGCAGCTGTGTGTTTGGGGAATGGTATTCCTGACACACAATCTTTGGGATTTAGGTGCCACTTGACAGGTCTCAGGTGCAAGCCTGCAGCTCAGATATGAAGGGCCAAAACCTGGGGGACAAGGAACTCTGTGTTTTTCTGAGGGACAGCTCCATGTAGTTCTTTCATCAGTGATGGGACCTACCCAGAGAAGGGGGAGAGACCATGCTTCCTTTGTGACTTTATTGGCTACTTCCTGCACCATTTCAGttattgggcatgtttgggcCCTTATGTTTCTAATGGAACATGCTGGGAACTTGCATGGCTTCAAGGTGGTGCTCTGTCTTGTCTCCCTGCTTGCTCCCAGGTGAGGCACACTAGGAGCAGCCCTGGATGTGAGGACGCTCTGTCACCTGCAGGCATTTTTCCTTCAACCCTTACAAGCCCTCCCTCCTGACtgctctgccccagccccagttcAAGACTGTCAAGATGGATCAGAACTGAAGTAAGAACCCAAACAATGCTGTGGCACTGGCCAACAACTCCTATTCTAGTCATGTGCCTGGACCACAGGTGCTGCCCACATACTCACTTGTGGTACCAGTGCaccttcatttcttttgagaagtacaTTATGAAGTGTGGAGTCAGATCCTTCTGTGTAAATAGTCTCTTCAGCAGAGGGGCAGATGCTCTTGTAGATGGCAGAACCACATGGATCTCAGAATAGCAGCAGGAGCTATCAATAGCACCATGTTAGGgatgtaaatatttcaaagacTTATCACATAAATTCTTTGCTTGCCaatagagagagaggaggaaagtcatcatactataatATCCTTACCCACATTTGTAACCATACTATTTTGTCTTTGCTAAGTACACAATATTCTAGTGAGGGACTGCTACACAAGTAGCATTCAAGTTCAAATGAACCAATTATCcatgataattttcaaaaaggagagggTGCAACAAGTGTTTGCAAAATGTATGGAGTGAAATGCATGTAGACACAAAATGAACCTACCATGACAATTAACTCATAATAGTCCATAGCTGAAAtttgagaaaactaaaaatattccagaaggaaacagtatcaaactattactatttgccaatgatatgattctatatttggaagatccaaaaatttccaaCCCCAatcttctagaaataataaatgaattcagcaaagtatcagaatatttaatcaatacccataaatcactTTTCTATACATACTATACCTGCTGCAGGAAGGTAGAGAATGTGTCAGGTTATGACTTTGACCCCACTTTGAAggaactcagcaaatatttgaggaatgaatgaatgaatattcagTATCTTTTTCCAGGGCTCTCCACAATGAGCACACTGCTGTCTTTGTTTCATCCACCATCCCATAGTGGCAGACTCACTGAAATATTCAAACCAACAGATGTGATGGTATGAGACCATCTCAGATCTGCAGTGGGGTGTGCACTGCACAGTGGACTCAAAGTCAGGGATCCCTCTTcactgtgggtgcactctcagcTATTCTGTTAAACTGTGGATAGTAGGTGAGGGCTGAAAGTGAACTGAGATTTTATGGGATCAGACCCTGGAATGCTGCAGGTTAGATGAAAGAATCTGTATGTTCAGAGCCAATAGGGATTAGGGGTGGGGGTGGTCTTCATGGAGCAGGTTCACAGTAAGCAGTGTCTAGTGGCAGGGAGAGATGTGGGCTCTCTAGAGGGTGAAACATTCCAAGGGTGTAGAGTGACACAAGTTGGGTTGGGGATGGTGGTGGATCTGTGCTGAAGGGATCGCATGGACAGGGTCTGGCTCACATCAAGATGATCACTTATGCACAGGGGATATGATGGCACATGGATGGGTTGAAGGCCATTTCCATTATCCTGCTGCTCTGTCCTTTGCAACACCCCATCTCATTCCTGATTTGGTCCTAACCCCTCCTCCTTTTATCTGGGCCAGAGAAATGGCTCAAACGGTGACTTTAGAATACAATTCAAATGACTCATTTGGAACTCTATATTGCAGCCACAAATGTTTGTTTTACATTGTGCATGTGGCACATGTAGCTGCCAGCTGAGATGACCCCAAACCCAGGCAAACTCTTAGGACAGGCTCAGTCTGATGTCTCTATGTCTGCAGATCAGTCCAAGCTACTCATTAGGAGGCCTCACTTGGGCCAGCAATCTCCCACACGTGGGTCATCCTGGGATCACCACAGCCCCTCCTTTGGTCCGTGTCATCATTCCTCCCCCTTAGTTCATCACAACATTTCTGGATCCTGAGGAACAGCTGCAGGAGTACATCCTGCCCTCTTTTCAGGAGGGCTAATACCCTGCCTTTATGCCCTTTCTTCCCTAATGGAGACCCTATGCAGTTTCTAACCCTGATCATACTTTAGACTCTGCAAGTA
The nucleotide sequence above comes from Sciurus carolinensis unplaced genomic scaffold, mSciCar1.2, whole genome shotgun sequence. Encoded proteins:
- the LOC124973906 gene encoding testis-expressed protein 38-like, whose protein sequence is MEGLSDLNANASETRHNPNTQADLHHLPEQPRRSLENQNMPFKQAVNILPGSIQIQKQRALVLLYFGLMGLCCVATGGCIIFIHWRKKLQWDKCAQQWMEVMNGSTFIYNSLLYWINMQRRHGINAAIKIGPPTAVTNTEMKDHIPDCLWESDTPETRDFSLRGSIPRAETPVAMQAALVVSGQPTSNQMPQHQTRSPFPIPIFQEIPFAPSLHKMPPMLEHTVSYLLDIYPERNVHYHSLPTLALKRTVSMPRFCFISVSSTH